A segment of the Candidatus Eisenbacteria bacterium genome:
GCTGGTATCCGATCTGGCGTGGACCCGTGACGCGGAGAGTGTCGCGCCGTGGTCGCGCACGCTGAAGTTCGGGCCCGAGCTGGGCGTGTCGCTGCTGCGGCGGGGGCGACTCGAGACCAGCGTGCGCCGGACGCTCGCGTCGGGCCCGCTGATCGGTCCGGTGCTGCCGACCGCGGACCCGCTCGGCGTCATGCGGTGGGAGTCCTCCACCCGCTTCGACTACCGCGTGGGCAATCAGACCACGCTGGGGCTCTCGTACGTCACCCGCGACCGCCAGGGGCATCCGCCCGAGCACGAAGGGCGCGCCGAAGCGAGGGCATTCTTCTGATGAAGACCACGCTCATCTTCATGACGCTCATGCTCGTTTCGATCGCGAGCTCCGCACGGGCAACCCCGCGGCTGGAGTACCGCGGCGGCGGCCTCAGCCGGAACCAGGCCGAGGCATTGTTCGCGCCGGCGCTGCGCGCGCCGGGCGACTCGGCGGCGCTGGCGACGGCGCTGCGCAAGCTGGTCAGCGGTCTGCAGGCGGCCGGATACCTCGACGCGCGCGCGCATGCCCGCTGGGACAGCGCGGCGGCGGGGCCGCGGCTCGAGGTCGACACCGAGAGCGGCGATCGCCACCGGATCACGAGCCTGGCCATCGACACGCCATCGGCGGCCGAGTCCCTGGTGTTCGCTTCGGCCCTGAAGATCGGCATCGGAGACTGGGCATCGACCACGGCGCTCGACGATGCGCTGAGCGAGGCGGTCCGTCATGCCGCGGCCAAGGGCCACCCTTATGCGCAGCTCGTCGTCAGTCAGCTCGAGTGGGATCGACTGGGCGCGCGCGTGCGTCTCGGCGGTTCGCTGGGACCGCGGGTCACGGTGTCGGAGGTGCGATTCGAAGGCATGAAGGTCACCGGCGCCGGGCTCGCCACGCGGGCCGTGGGTCCGCTGGCGGGTCGTGCCTTCGATCCCGCATCCGCCGAAGCCGGACGCGAGCGGCTCATGCGCCTCGGTCTGTTCCGCAGCGTCGTCTACGACGGATTGGAAGGGGAGAGCGACTGGACCAAGGCGCGACTGGTCTACCGTGTCGAAGAGCCGGCGTACAACCGCTTCGAAGGCGCGGTCGCGTCCCAGGGCGAAGGCCGCCTGGCGGGCCTCTTGCGCGTCGATCTCGGCAACCTCGCCGGCAGCGGCCGCTCGCTCGCCGCGACCTGGCAATCGCGCGGCGAGCCGGGTGAGGCGCTGTCCGCGCGGTACGTGGAGCCGCTTCTCCTCGGGGCGCCGTTGCGCTTCGAGGCGATGCTCGAGCATCAGCGTGAGGACTCGCTGTTCCTGCGCGCGCGCTGGTCCACCCGC
Coding sequences within it:
- a CDS encoding BamA/TamA family outer membrane protein, which translates into the protein MKTTLIFMTLMLVSIASSARATPRLEYRGGGLSRNQAEALFAPALRAPGDSAALATALRKLVSGLQAAGYLDARAHARWDSAAAGPRLEVDTESGDRHRITSLAIDTPSAAESLVFASALKIGIGDWASTTALDDALSEAVRHAAAKGHPYAQLVVSQLEWDRLGARVRLGGSLGPRVTVSEVRFEGMKVTGAGLATRAVGPLAGRAFDPASAEAGRERLMRLGLFRSVVYDGLEGESDWTKARLVYRVEEPAYNRFEGAVASQGEGRLAGLLRVDLGNLAGSGRSLAATWQSRGEPGEALSARYVEPLLLGAPLRFEAMLEHQREDSLFLRARWSTRLSFLLPGRERLEAGYEQDHVIDQTASDTEVDAQSTLFGLERDGRDAPLIARRGTRLRIGASQTFKKEDLGNGTRKTTLSSADGLADMNVPLTRHMGMAWELSGAGRFGSERVLGVYERYPLGGASTLRGFDEQAFRVDRFVLSRLEWRWFAGPGGQHLAGFWDHVWTFTRLPDSTGSHAETVSHDAVGIGMRVVSPAGLVGVDYGLEPGRPPVEGKLHVRLVTQF